Proteins co-encoded in one Gossypium arboreum isolate Shixiya-1 chromosome 11, ASM2569848v2, whole genome shotgun sequence genomic window:
- the LOC108482564 gene encoding probable leucine-rich repeat receptor-like serine/threonine-protein kinase At3g14840: MFIHRLLFPSIFIVSCLTTLTNGAALPNDEVEALKTIGRTLGKIDWNFSIDPCSGGDGWLDQPTLYYVNNVTCDCSFNNNTTCHVIHIVLSGQNLSGTLPSNLTGLPFLQKIELIRNYLSGIIPSEWGSATQLAHISLLGNRLTGSIPKELANLKNLIILILENNGLSGILPAALGNLSKIERLHLSSNNFIGEIPETFARLTSLKEFRICDNNFTGQIPEFIFRNWTSLEMIYMEASGLSGPIPSINPSFENVEYLVISDLNGADTSFSQLLINASLPKLNRLMLRSCNLVGEIAAPFERFTTLKILDLSFNRLRGKIPEELSALVDLDYLFLNGNNFTGTIPSWILNTTGKV, encoded by the exons ATGTTCATTCATCGACTCCTTTTTCCTTCAATATTCATAGTTTCTTGCCTCACAACGCTTACAAATGGAGCTGCACTTCCAAATGACGAAG tgGAAGCTTTGAAAACAATCGGTAGGACATTGGGAAAGATAGATTGGAACTTTAGTATTGATCCATGCAGTGGAGGGGATGGTTGGTTGGACCAACCTACACTTTATTATGTTAATAATGTTACTTGTGATTGCTCCTTCAACAATAACACTACGTGTCATGTCATTCACAt AGTGCTCAGTGGACAAAACCTCTCAGGTACTCTCCCATCAAACTTGACTGGTCTGCCTTTCTTGCAAAAAAT TGAACTAATTCGCAATTATCTTAGTGGCATCATTCCTTCAGAATGGGGTTCTGCAACGCAACTCGCCCACAT TTCACTTCTTGGAAATCGATTAACTGGTTCAATACCGAAAGAGCTAGCAAATCTCAAAAATCTTATCATCTT AATCCTTGAAAACAATGGTCTTTCAGGAATTTTGCCTGCAGCATTAGGGAATCTATCCAAAATTGAGCGATT GCATCTTAGTTCCAACAATTTTATTGGAGAAATACCTGAAACGTTTGCTAGACTAACTTCATTGAAGGAGTT TCGGATTTGTGACAACAACTTTACGGGACAAATTCCTGAGTTCATATTCCGAAATTGGACCAGTCTGGAAATGAT ATACATGGAGGCAAGTGGTTTGAGTGGGCCAATTCCATCCATTAATCCTTCTTTTGAAAACGTAGAATACCT AGTAATTAGTGACTTGAATGGAGCTGATACAAGTTTTTCACAACTACTCATAAATGCCAGTTTACCTAAATTGAATAGACT GATGTTGAGGAGTTGCAATCTTGTTGGAGAGATAGCTGCTCCTTTTGAGAGATTCACAACATTAAAGATTTT AGATCTCAGCTTTAACAGACTCCGTGGAAAAATTCCAGAAGAGCTTTCTGCTCTTGTTGATTTGGATTATTT GTTCTTAAATGGAAACAACTTTACTGGAACAATCCCTTCATGGATACTGAATACAACGGGGAAAGTGTAA